One region of Actinomycetota bacterium genomic DNA includes:
- the gmk gene encoding guanylate kinase — MTDGGRTGRLVVLSGPSGVGKGTVLRRVVERLEHAIPSVSVTTRAPRPGETDGVHYHFVDDAEFDALVASDALLEWAPYAGARYGTPAQPVADARAAGLDVLLEIEVQGALQVRAASAEAILVFIAPPSFEELERRLRHRGTEADEAIAARLATAREELEAQGHFDHVVENDDLDTCVDDVVTAIESGR, encoded by the coding sequence CGTGCTGTCCGGACCCAGCGGGGTGGGCAAGGGCACGGTCCTGCGTCGCGTCGTCGAACGTCTCGAGCACGCGATCCCGTCCGTGTCGGTCACGACACGCGCCCCGCGCCCGGGGGAGACCGACGGTGTCCACTACCACTTCGTCGACGACGCCGAGTTCGATGCACTCGTGGCCTCGGACGCGCTGCTCGAGTGGGCGCCCTACGCCGGGGCGCGGTACGGCACCCCCGCCCAGCCGGTGGCCGACGCGCGTGCTGCCGGGCTCGACGTCCTGCTCGAGATCGAGGTCCAGGGAGCGCTGCAGGTCAGGGCGGCGAGCGCCGAGGCGATCCTCGTCTTCATCGCCCCGCCCAGCTTCGAGGAGCTCGAGCGGCGCCTGCGACACCGGGGGACCGAGGCGGACGAGGCCATCGCCGCTCGTCTCGCGACCGCACGCGAGGAGCTCGAGGCCCAGGGGCACTTCGACCACGTGGTCGAGAACGACGACCTCGACACGTGCGTGGACGATGTGGTGACGGCTATCGAGTCGGGCCGTTAG
- the metK gene encoding methionine adenosyltransferase: MADQVSDAVLDAIIAEDPQARVACETLVTTGQVIVVGEITTDTYVDIPSIVRETVKGIGYDRPEAGFDGNTCGVSISIDPQSPDIAMGVDKALEVRMGGAIDPYDELGAGDQGMMFGYATDETEALMPLSIHLAHRIAERLSEVRRSGEVPYLRPDGKTQVTVVYDDGQPVALDTVLVSTQHKAEIDLESLLRPDIEEHVIRPLLPEDVDGSDLRILVNPTGRFELGGPAADAGLTGRKIIVDTYGGAARHGGGAFSGKDPSKVDRSAAYAARWVAKNIVAAGLASRAEIQVAYAIGVANPVSMMVDTFGTEQADPDAILKAVKEVFDLRPAAIIAALDLRRPIFKATAAYGHFGRPGFPWENTDRADALRSIVG; the protein is encoded by the coding sequence ATGGCCGACCAGGTGTCGGATGCCGTGCTCGATGCCATCATCGCCGAGGACCCCCAAGCCAGGGTCGCCTGCGAGACGCTCGTGACGACCGGCCAGGTCATCGTCGTGGGCGAGATCACGACGGACACCTACGTCGACATCCCCAGCATCGTGCGCGAGACCGTCAAGGGCATCGGCTACGACCGGCCCGAGGCGGGCTTCGACGGCAACACGTGCGGGGTCAGCATCTCGATCGATCCACAGTCGCCGGACATCGCGATGGGCGTCGACAAGGCCCTCGAGGTCCGTATGGGCGGGGCTATCGACCCCTACGACGAGCTCGGGGCCGGCGACCAGGGGATGATGTTCGGCTACGCCACCGACGAGACCGAAGCGCTCATGCCCCTGTCCATCCACCTCGCCCACCGCATCGCGGAGCGGCTCAGCGAGGTGCGCCGCAGCGGCGAGGTGCCCTACCTGCGCCCCGACGGCAAGACCCAGGTGACGGTCGTGTATGACGACGGCCAGCCGGTCGCCCTCGACACGGTCCTCGTCTCCACCCAGCATAAGGCCGAGATCGATCTCGAGTCCCTGCTGCGACCCGACATCGAGGAGCACGTGATCCGCCCGCTGTTGCCCGAGGATGTCGACGGCAGCGATCTGCGCATCCTCGTCAACCCCACCGGCAGGTTCGAGCTCGGCGGACCGGCGGCCGACGCGGGATTGACGGGGCGCAAGATCATCGTCGACACCTACGGCGGGGCAGCACGTCACGGCGGCGGCGCGTTCAGTGGCAAGGATCCCTCGAAGGTCGACCGCTCAGCGGCGTACGCAGCGCGGTGGGTGGCCAAGAACATCGTGGCTGCCGGCCTCGCATCCCGGGCCGAGATCCAGGTCGCGTACGCCATCGGCGTCGCCAACCCCGTGTCGATGATGGTGGACACGTTCGGGACCGAGCAGGCCGACCCCGACGCGATCCTGAAGGCGGTGAAGGAGGTCTTCGACCTGCGCCCCGCTGCCATCATCGCTGCCCTCGACCTTCGGCGCCCGATCTTCAAGGCAACCGCTGCCTACGGCCACTTCGGCCGCCCGGGCTTCCCGTGGGAGAACACCGACCGCGCGGACGCGTTGCGCTCCATC
- the rpoZ gene encoding DNA-directed RNA polymerase subunit omega: MDKVDSRFTLVHLAAKRAREINEYYAQLGEGLAQHVPPLVTTESNKPLSIALEEIGQAKIVPSEPAETVEDPLAFIGGEDDEA; encoded by the coding sequence ATGGACAAGGTCGACAGCCGCTTCACGCTCGTCCACCTCGCCGCCAAGCGCGCCCGCGAGATCAACGAGTACTACGCCCAGCTCGGGGAGGGCCTGGCCCAGCACGTCCCGCCCCTGGTGACGACGGAGTCGAACAAGCCGCTGTCGATCGCGCTCGAGGAGATCGGTCAGGCCAAGATCGTCCCGTCGGAGCCCGCGGAGACGGTCGAGGACCCGCTCGCCTTCATCGGCGGCGAGGACGACGAGGCGTAG
- the coaBC gene encoding bifunctional phosphopantothenoylcysteine decarboxylase/phosphopantothenate--cysteine ligase CoaBC: protein MTGARVVLGVSGGIAAYKAAILARLFVKAGATVDTILTRGATHFVGAATFEGITGRPVRTEVWDDVDQAPHVHLGQDADVIVVMPATAHVIGKLAHGLADDLLTNVVLVARCPVVVAPAMHTEMWDHPATRANAKTLRERGLVLVGPAEGELMGGDVGAGRVVEPEHLLEVIVTELGRRSDLAGRRVVVTAGGTREPLDPVRFLGNRSSGKMGFAIAAEAARRGAEVHLVAGPTHLATPSGVQRHDVVTAVEMQKAVIDLAPTADVIVKAAAVADFRPSETSATKLKKDSGPPALELVRNPDILAELGADHVAGRPPLLVGFAAETHDVEAHARAKLERKNADLLVVNDVSRRDAGFEVDTNEVFVLDRDGGRHDLARASKSAVAGQLWDLVVTRLG from the coding sequence CTGACAGGTGCCCGGGTCGTCCTGGGGGTCAGCGGCGGCATCGCGGCCTACAAGGCGGCGATCCTCGCGCGCTTGTTCGTCAAGGCCGGCGCGACCGTCGACACCATCCTCACCCGCGGCGCGACCCACTTCGTGGGTGCCGCGACGTTCGAGGGGATCACGGGGCGCCCCGTCCGCACCGAGGTGTGGGACGACGTCGACCAGGCGCCGCACGTTCACCTCGGCCAGGACGCCGATGTGATCGTGGTGATGCCGGCTACGGCGCACGTGATCGGCAAGCTCGCTCACGGCCTCGCGGATGACCTCCTCACGAACGTGGTTCTCGTCGCGCGTTGCCCCGTCGTCGTCGCACCGGCCATGCACACCGAGATGTGGGACCACCCCGCCACCCGAGCGAACGCGAAGACACTGCGCGAACGCGGGCTAGTGCTCGTCGGTCCGGCCGAGGGCGAGCTAATGGGCGGGGATGTCGGCGCCGGGAGGGTCGTCGAACCCGAGCACCTGTTAGAGGTCATCGTCACCGAGCTCGGACGCCGCTCCGACCTCGCTGGACGCCGGGTCGTGGTGACCGCCGGCGGAACGCGGGAACCGCTGGACCCGGTGAGGTTCCTGGGCAACCGCAGCAGCGGCAAGATGGGCTTCGCGATCGCGGCCGAGGCCGCCCGGCGAGGCGCCGAGGTCCACCTGGTCGCGGGCCCCACCCACCTCGCGACGCCATCCGGGGTCCAGCGTCACGACGTCGTGACGGCCGTCGAGATGCAGAAGGCGGTCATCGACCTCGCCCCCACCGCCGACGTCATCGTCAAAGCCGCCGCGGTCGCGGACTTCCGGCCCTCGGAGACGAGCGCGACGAAGCTGAAGAAGGACAGCGGCCCGCCAGCGCTCGAACTGGTCCGCAACCCCGACATCCTCGCCGAACTGGGGGCGGACCACGTGGCGGGCCGGCCACCGCTCCTGGTGGGCTTCGCCGCCGAGACCCACGACGTCGAGGCACACGCTCGCGCCAAGCTCGAACGCAAGAACGCGGATCTGCTCGTCGTCAACGATGTCAGCCGCCGCGATGCCGGGTTCGAGGTGGACACAAACGAGGTGTTCGTCCTCGACCGCGACGGGGGTCGCCACGACCTCGCCCGCGCCTCGAAGTCCGCGGTCGCCGGCCAGCTCTGGGACCTCGTCGTCACACGCCTGGGTTAA